The Gemmata palustris genome includes a region encoding these proteins:
- a CDS encoding RNA polymerase sigma factor, with the protein MEEENTTTAVQRYLDELPLPDGDSRPEPAVRALLGRSAHRLHRLCVSLLSKSYPRLARPPLNLQADELLGAVVERLLKALREARPADPRQFFALASQHMRWELNEMARRLDEQPAAAALGDESWPAPAGSGSGLTPNARRMLEAIERLPEDEREAFELVRIQGMSQTEAARVVGVSVATVNRRLARSLQLLADELGDLYPDEEDPAEL; encoded by the coding sequence ATGGAAGAGGAAAACACGACCACCGCCGTTCAGCGCTACCTGGACGAGTTGCCGCTCCCGGACGGCGATTCCCGCCCCGAGCCCGCGGTGCGGGCCCTGCTGGGTCGCTCGGCCCACCGGTTGCACCGGCTCTGTGTTTCGCTCCTCTCAAAGAGCTACCCGCGCCTGGCCCGGCCGCCCCTGAACCTCCAGGCCGACGAACTGCTCGGGGCGGTGGTCGAGCGGCTGCTCAAGGCGCTGCGCGAGGCCCGGCCGGCCGACCCGCGGCAGTTCTTCGCGCTGGCCAGCCAGCACATGCGCTGGGAGCTGAATGAAATGGCCCGCCGCTTAGATGAACAGCCCGCCGCCGCCGCGCTGGGCGACGAGTCGTGGCCCGCCCCGGCGGGCAGCGGCTCCGGCCTCACCCCGAACGCGCGCCGGATGCTGGAGGCGATCGAGCGGCTGCCGGAGGACGAACGCGAGGCGTTTGAGCTCGTGCGCATCCAGGGAATGTCGCAGACCGAGGCCGCCCGAGTGGTCGGGGTTTCGGTGGCCACGGTCAACCGGCGCCTGGCCCGGAGCCTGCAACTGCTGGCTGACGAGCTGGGTGACCTGTACCCGGATGAAGAGGATCCTGCGGAACTCTGA
- a CDS encoding DUF2924 domain-containing protein, with amino-acid sequence MEINVAKELAALARLTIAELRTRYAEVFGEPTTTGNRTWLVRRIAWRLQMLAEGDLSARARARAAELARDGDIRLIPPKGSTAPAGPVHTGTVPRDTSDARLPPPGSVITRAYKGTTVHVKVLPTGFEYDGRTFPSLSAVARAVTGSHCNGFHFFKLNKPERA; translated from the coding sequence GTGGAGATCAATGTCGCCAAGGAACTCGCCGCGCTCGCGCGGCTCACGATCGCCGAGCTGCGCACCCGGTACGCCGAAGTGTTCGGGGAGCCCACGACCACGGGGAACCGCACGTGGCTCGTGCGCCGCATCGCGTGGCGCCTCCAGATGCTGGCCGAGGGCGACCTCTCGGCCCGGGCCCGGGCACGAGCCGCGGAGTTGGCCCGGGACGGGGACATCCGACTGATCCCGCCCAAGGGAAGTACCGCCCCCGCCGGACCCGTTCACACGGGCACCGTGCCCAGGGACACGAGCGACGCGCGCCTGCCCCCGCCCGGGAGCGTCATCACCCGCGCGTACAAGGGCACCACGGTCCACGTGAAGGTGCTCCCCACCGGGTTCGAGTACGACGGGCGCACGTTCCCCTCGCTCAGCGCCGTGGCCAGGGCGGTCACCGGCTCGCACTGCAACGGGTTCCACTTCTTCAAGCTCAACAAACCGGAGCGCGCATGA
- a CDS encoding serine/threonine-protein kinase, whose translation MTDDPRTQQLLDELLASDATPEAVCASCPELLPAVRKLWRRIRRLGADLDALFPPPDAGATLLEETELPLIAGYEVEAVLGRGGIGIVFRARHLRLNRIVAMKMLLAGANAAPHERARFQREAEAVAGLRHANIVQIHDVGDVDGRLYFTMEYAEGGSLAHQLAGAPQPPRRAAHLVATLAGAVQAAHERGIVHRDLKPANVLLTVDGTPKVTDFGLARRRDDEAGLTLAGVAVGTPSYMSPEQARGHSDAIGPAVDVYALGAILYELLTGRPPFRAATGAETVQQVISLEPAPPSHLNPTTPRDLETICLKCLHKTPGRRYVTARDLSDDLHRFMDGKPILARPVGAGERAVKWARRRPAAALLIAVSIVMLGLAAGTGLWLRHEEAGRRATKEQRQGQVREVVETALTRAGGLATEERWKEALLVLKDASPQLADADSPLLETRLNEAQSAFQLAAVLERVRQSNSHQPNGTTDREQLNADFVRAFEGTLRMDEEPEQIAVKVRISPIRAQLIAALEDWAVVALSRRDGPLVERLLQIARLADPEPLWRDRFRDPATWKDKTLLKRLAADAFAPSAAPTEHQLALLARLLVGMGAWNQGTELLAEACRRQPRNYWVQREMGSSLTHEGRYMEAAGYYRVAVSLRPDDAASYEGLGLCLTWLGQSAAAIAAYRGAMDVAPDNPRSRARLVGALASAGYWKDAEAECDRALKADPGNFLPLLNLAKDLHRNGRVNEAIVMARRVSAVAPNAVETHITLGHFCAQAGRHEEAMKAFRRGWEMKSRSYPLDQQYARELGTLGRWDEALAVIEAAAARAPQDSAWNLGIGIIYRTQGKPDKAVEVLQKAVAQNPIDPRPLEELARAQLELGRFAEARTAIESRLKLTAGDAERRAQRRQLELCRAMVAVESDLPAVLADKNRPTPLVQRTIAEWCLNYKRRTATSARLFASALSAQPSLADDPEAGTRYQAACAAALAGCGVGGDVTELGDEQRTALRRQALDWLTAEYDACARRHATPADRATAAAGVRSWLRNEDLIGVRDEPALAKLPAVERRNWQEFWQKAGSLGARDPAAKFAEARAYAARAEWKKAATCYAEGMELEPTNDDDLWFEYAAAQLLAKDPSGHRRTCEHMLARCQPAGPMRPYLVARAWTLAPATISDLTQPYRLSKNELDRSARDYWALTEVGALRLRRNDPSGATTFMEKSLVVDGRPGRAVLNWLWLALAYHKSASPNEAQPWLDKATNWLNQQEGLMPTDERVMGSHLHNWLEAHVLRQEVDALLR comes from the coding sequence ATGACCGACGACCCGCGCACCCAGCAACTACTCGATGAACTGCTCGCTTCGGACGCCACACCCGAGGCGGTCTGCGCGTCGTGCCCGGAGCTCCTGCCCGCGGTCCGCAAGCTGTGGCGGCGGATCCGCCGCCTCGGTGCCGACCTCGACGCCCTCTTCCCGCCGCCCGATGCGGGGGCCACGCTCCTGGAGGAGACGGAGCTGCCGCTGATCGCGGGCTACGAAGTAGAAGCGGTGCTGGGTCGTGGCGGAATCGGCATCGTCTTCAGGGCCCGGCACCTGCGCCTCAACCGCATCGTGGCGATGAAGATGCTGTTAGCCGGCGCAAACGCCGCCCCGCACGAGCGGGCGCGCTTCCAGCGCGAGGCCGAGGCGGTGGCCGGGTTGCGACACGCGAACATCGTCCAGATTCATGACGTCGGCGACGTGGACGGCCGGCTGTACTTCACGATGGAGTACGCCGAGGGCGGCAGCCTGGCCCACCAACTGGCCGGAGCGCCGCAGCCGCCACGCCGGGCCGCCCACTTGGTGGCAACCTTAGCCGGAGCCGTGCAGGCGGCGCACGAACGCGGCATCGTCCACCGCGACCTCAAGCCCGCCAACGTCCTCCTGACCGTGGACGGCACCCCCAAGGTCACCGATTTCGGGCTCGCCCGCCGCCGGGACGACGAGGCGGGCCTGACCTTGGCCGGCGTGGCGGTCGGGACGCCGAGCTACATGTCACCGGAACAGGCCCGCGGTCATTCGGACGCGATCGGGCCGGCGGTGGACGTCTACGCACTGGGCGCGATCCTCTACGAACTGCTGACGGGCCGGCCGCCGTTCCGCGCCGCGACGGGGGCGGAAACGGTGCAGCAAGTCATCTCCCTGGAGCCGGCGCCCCCATCTCACTTGAACCCAACCACGCCGCGGGATCTGGAGACTATCTGCCTCAAGTGTCTGCACAAGACGCCCGGCCGACGTTACGTCACCGCTCGGGATTTGTCTGACGATCTGCATCGGTTCATGGACGGCAAGCCCATCCTCGCCCGTCCGGTTGGCGCCGGTGAGCGGGCCGTGAAGTGGGCGCGCCGACGTCCGGCCGCGGCGCTGCTGATCGCCGTATCGATCGTCATGCTCGGACTGGCCGCGGGAACCGGCCTCTGGCTGCGGCACGAGGAGGCCGGCCGCCGGGCCACGAAAGAACAACGGCAGGGGCAAGTTCGTGAAGTCGTCGAAACCGCTCTGACACGGGCCGGCGGCCTCGCAACCGAAGAGCGTTGGAAGGAGGCGCTGCTCGTTTTGAAGGATGCCTCCCCGCAGCTCGCCGATGCCGACTCGCCGCTCCTGGAAACGAGACTCAACGAGGCGCAATCCGCCTTTCAACTCGCCGCCGTCCTCGAACGGGTGCGCCAGAGCAACTCGCACCAGCCGAATGGCACGACCGACCGTGAGCAATTGAACGCGGACTTCGTCCGGGCGTTCGAGGGCACGCTGCGGATGGACGAGGAGCCGGAACAGATCGCCGTGAAGGTGCGCATCTCCCCCATTCGCGCCCAACTCATTGCCGCATTAGAGGACTGGGCGGTCGTCGCTCTCTCGCGCCGGGACGGGCCGTTGGTCGAGCGGCTGTTGCAGATCGCCCGGTTGGCCGACCCGGAGCCGCTCTGGCGGGACCGATTCCGCGACCCGGCCACCTGGAAGGACAAGACGCTGCTCAAGCGCCTCGCTGCTGACGCGTTTGCGCCATCGGCGGCGCCTACGGAACATCAGTTGGCGCTGCTCGCTCGGCTGCTCGTGGGAATGGGCGCCTGGAACCAGGGTACTGAGTTACTGGCGGAAGCGTGCCGTCGCCAGCCCAGGAATTATTGGGTCCAGCGCGAGATGGGCTCCTCTCTGACCCATGAAGGCCGGTACATGGAAGCGGCCGGCTACTATCGTGTCGCGGTGTCGCTGCGACCGGATGACGCCGCCTCTTACGAGGGACTCGGCCTCTGCTTGACCTGGCTCGGTCAGTCCGCTGCCGCGATTGCCGCGTATCGGGGAGCGATGGACGTCGCCCCGGACAACCCTCGTTCCCGTGCCCGCCTCGTCGGCGCGCTGGCGAGCGCCGGCTACTGGAAGGATGCCGAGGCGGAATGTGACCGCGCCCTCAAAGCGGACCCGGGTAACTTTCTTCCACTGCTCAATCTCGCAAAGGATCTTCACCGGAACGGGCGAGTTAACGAGGCGATCGTTATGGCCCGAAGGGTCTCGGCGGTCGCGCCCAACGCCGTCGAGACTCATATCACCCTAGGCCACTTCTGCGCGCAGGCGGGTCGGCACGAAGAGGCCATGAAAGCATTCCGCCGGGGGTGGGAGATGAAGTCACGGAGCTACCCGCTGGATCAACAATACGCGCGCGAACTGGGAACCCTGGGACGTTGGGACGAAGCACTTGCCGTGATTGAAGCCGCCGCCGCCCGTGCCCCGCAAGACTCCGCGTGGAACCTGGGAATAGGCATCATTTACCGGACCCAGGGAAAGCCGGATAAGGCGGTGGAAGTCTTGCAAAAAGCGGTGGCCCAAAACCCGATAGACCCCAGGCCACTGGAAGAACTGGCAAGAGCGCAACTCGAACTGGGACGCTTTGCAGAGGCGCGGACAGCGATCGAGTCGCGGCTCAAACTGACCGCGGGCGACGCAGAGCGTCGCGCGCAGCGGCGACAGCTCGAGTTGTGTCGTGCCATGGTCGCTGTCGAGAGCGACCTCCCGGCCGTTCTCGCCGACAAGAATCGACCAACGCCACTTGTGCAACGTACGATCGCGGAATGGTGCCTCAACTACAAACGGCGGACGGCGACGTCCGCGCGCCTCTTTGCCTCCGCCCTTTCGGCCCAGCCGTCACTCGCCGATGATCCGGAGGCCGGGACCCGATATCAGGCCGCGTGCGCGGCGGCGCTCGCCGGGTGCGGGGTGGGTGGGGACGTCACGGAACTCGGCGACGAGCAGCGCACGGCACTGCGCCGGCAGGCGCTGGACTGGTTGACGGCCGAGTACGATGCCTGCGCTCGACGGCACGCTACGCCGGCGGACCGGGCCACTGCGGCGGCAGGTGTGCGGTCCTGGCTCCGGAACGAAGACTTGATTGGCGTTCGTGACGAGCCGGCACTCGCGAAGCTACCCGCCGTGGAGCGGCGAAACTGGCAAGAATTCTGGCAAAAGGCAGGGTCGCTCGGAGCGCGCGACCCAGCCGCGAAGTTCGCAGAAGCCCGCGCTTACGCCGCCCGCGCGGAGTGGAAGAAGGCCGCCACGTGTTACGCCGAGGGGATGGAGCTTGAGCCAACGAACGACGACGACCTCTGGTTCGAGTACGCCGCGGCACAACTCCTTGCGAAGGATCCATCCGGGCACCGCCGGACCTGTGAGCACATGCTGGCTCGCTGTCAGCCGGCGGGACCGATGCGTCCCTACCTCGTCGCCCGCGCCTGGACGCTGGCCCCCGCTACGATCTCCGACCTGACGCAGCCATACAGGCTGTCCAAGAATGAACTGGATCGCTCCGCGCGCGACTACTGGGCTCTCACCGAGGTCGGCGCGCTGCGCCTCCGCAGAAACGATCCCTCGGGAGCTACTACGTTCATGGAAAAGAGCCTCGTCGTTGACGGTCGTCCCGGCCGAGCTGTCTTGAACTGGCTGTGGCTGGCACTGGCCTACCACAAAAGCGCCAGTCCCAACGAGGCGCAGCCGTGGCTCGATAAGGCCACCAACTGGTTGAACCAGCAGGAGGGCCTGATGCCTACGGACGAACGCGTCATGGGGTCGCACCTTCACAACTGGCTGGAGGCCCACGTGCTGCGCCAGGAGGTGGATGCCCTCCTCCGGTAG